In Quercus robur chromosome 10, dhQueRobu3.1, whole genome shotgun sequence, a genomic segment contains:
- the LOC126703699 gene encoding chitinase-like protein 1, with translation MKMKAKGILVILALVVLAVAVESDPDTVTKVKTVRGKKVCTKGWECNQWSQFCCNETITDYFQVYQFEEWFSKRNTPVAHAVGFWDFQSFILAAAQYEPLGFGTTGNKTEKMKEIAAFLGHVGSQTSCGYGVATGGPLAWGLCFNREMSPSQSYCDDFYKYTYPCAPGAEYYGRGALPIYWNYNYGAAGDGIKADLLNHPEYVEQNATIAFQAAIWRWMTPIKKSQPSAHDAFVGNWKPTKNDTLSKRVPGFGATMNILYGERTCGQGDIDPMNTIISHYLYYLDLLGVGREQAGPSEVLSCAEQVAFNPVTTANTATS, from the exons atgaaaatgaaagcgaagggcattttggtaattttggcaCTGGTGGTGCTGGCAGTGGCGGTGGAGTCTGACCCGGACACGGTGACTAAGGTGAAGACGGTGCGTGGCAAGAAGGTGTGTACCAAAGGTTGGGAGTGTAATCAGTGGTCACAGTTTTGCTGTAATGAGACAATCACTGATTACTTCCAAGTGTATCAATTTGAGGAATGGTTTTCCAAGAGGAACACGCCTGTGGCTCATGCCGTTGGGTTCTGGGACTTCCAGTCGTTCATTCTTGCTGCTGCGCAGTACGAGCCACTTGGGTTTGGGACCACTGGTAACAAGACTGAGAAGATGAAGGAGATCGCTGCTTTTCTTGGCCATGTTGGGAGTCAGACTTCTT GTGGTTATGGAGTGGCAACTGGAGGACCGTTAGCTTGGGGGCTTTGCTTCAACAGAGAAATGAGTCCCAGCCAGTCATACTGTGACGACTTCTACAAATACACCTACCCTTGTGCTCCTGGAGCTGAATACTATGGCCGTGGTGCCTTGCCTATCTACTG GAACTACAACTATGGTGCAGCTGGTGATGGTATTAAAGCAGACCTGTTGAACCATCCAGAATACGTTGAGCAGAATGCTACCATTGCTTTCCAGGCCGCAATTTGGAGGTGGATGACCCCAATCAAGAAGTCACAGCCTTCAGCCCATGATGCCTTTGTTGGCAACTGGAAGCCTACCAAGAATGACACTCTATCTAAGCGTGTTCCTGGTTTTGGTGCCACAATGAACATCCTTTATGGGGAACGTACTTGCGGCCAAGGTGATATTGATCCTATGAACACCATCATTTCCCATTACCTATATTACCTTGACCTTCTCGGTGTTGGCCGAGAGCAGGCAGGGCCCAGTGAAGTGCTCTCTTGTGCAGAGCAGGTTGCATTTAACCCTGTCACCACTGCCAACACCGCAACTTCTTGA
- the LOC126703728 gene encoding uncharacterized protein LOC126703728 codes for MATHSRNEALMCKVFPSSLGPLAMRWFNILKTNSIDSYKQLTQAFGSCFITNSRVPRPLSSLLSLSMHEGETLKAYSDRYWEMYNEMDGNYDDVTISMFKSGLPTKHCLRKSLTGKPITSVRQLMDWIDKYKRVEEDQLQGKGKEKIIPYKRNDFRLERYSNNHPRRDFAGQSGSTNMQVVNAVFRELVQ; via the coding sequence ATGGCCACCCATTCTCGAAacgaggctttgatgtgcaaagtttttCCATCCAGTCTAGGACCcttggcgatgaggtggttcaacatcTTGAAAACGAACTCCATAGattcctacaagcagctcacccAAGCCTTTGGCTCTTGTTTCATTACGAAcagcagggttcctcggcctcTGAGTTCATTATTGTCATTGTCCATGCATGAAGGGGAAACTTTAAAAGCGTACTCAgacagatattgggaaatgTACAACGAGATGGATGGTAACTACGACGACGTCACCATCAGTATGTTtaaaagcggtctccccaccaAACATTGTTTAAGGAAATCCCTAACTGGTAAACCTATTACTAGTGTTCGTCAACTTATGGACTGGATTGACAAatacaaaagggtggaagagGACCAACTacaagggaaaggaaaggaaaagatcATCCCTTACAAGAGGAATGATTTTAGGTTGGAACGATACAGCAATAACCATCCGAGAAGAGATTTTGCGGGGCAATCTGGGTCAACCAACATGCAAGTGGTTAACGCCGTATTCAGAGAACTGGTACAATAG